The window GATCCTCGTGCTGGCCGGGATCGCGGCCACGATCCCGTTCTCCGTCCGGTCGGGCACCTCGGCCCTGAGCCAGGTGTCCAGGGACGTCGAGGAGTCCGCGGTGATGGCGGGGGCCGGGCTGACGCGCAGGATCGGCGCGGTCATCGCGCCGCTGACCGCGCGCGGCCTGTTCACCGGCGGGGTGCTGGTGTTCGTCCAGATGGTGCGCGACCTGTCCCTGGTCGTGCTGCTGGCGACCCCGGCGATGCCGGTGCTGGCCGTGCTCACCTACCAGTACTCCTCGGAGAACTTCACCCAGTTGGCCAACGCGGTCACCGTGGTCATCGCGGTGATCTCGGTCGCGGCAACCGTCATCGCGCGGCGCTTCGAGGGCGCCGCCCAGCCCTGGAACTCCCGATCATGACCCCGATGCCGCGCGCCCGGCAGGCCGAAAGGACCGACATGCGCTCCGAAACCTCCTCGGCCTCCCTGACCATCACCGACCTGCGCAAGGACTTCGGCGGCACCGCCGCCGTGGACGGCGTCTCGATCGAGGTCCCGGCGGGCTCCTTCCTCGTGCTGCTCGGACCGTCCGGCTGCGGGAAGACGACGACCCTGCGGATGCTCGCCGGACTGGAGAACCCCACCGGGGGCGAGATCCGGTTCGGCGACCGCGTCATCGCCCGCGGCGACGGGACCGAGATCGTGCCGCCCGCCGAGCGCGAGGCCGGTCTGGTCTTCCAGTCCTACGCGCTGTGGCCGCACAAGACCGTGCGCCAGAACATCGTCTGGCCGCTGACCGTGGCCAAGTGGTCCAAGGCCGACCGGCGGGCCCGCAGCGAGCAGGTGCTGTCGATGCTGTCGATCGAGGACCTGGCCGACCGCTACCCGGGGGAGATCAGCGGCGGCCAGCAGCAGCGGGTAGCGATCGCCCGCATGATCGCCCCGCAGCCCAAGGTGCTGCTCTTCGACGAACCGCTGTCCAACCTCGACGCGAAACTGCGGGTGGACACCCGGGGCGAGCTGATGCGCGTGCACCGGTCGACCGGCGCCACGAGCGTCTACGTCACGCACGACCAGGTGGAGGCGATGACGATGGCCACGCACATCGCGCTCATGAAGGACGGCCGGATCGAGCAGTTCGGCACGCCGCGGGAACTGCTGGAGTCGCCGCGCACCGCGTTCGCCGCGACGTTCGTCGGCACTCCCCCGGCCAACATCATCGAGTGCCGGGCCGGGGGCGGTCGGCTGTCGGCCCTGGGCGCCGACTGCGGCGCGGCTCCGGCGTCGGTCCCGGACGGAATCGTCCGGGCGATGTACCGGGCGGGTTCGCTCGGGATCGACCGCGACGCCTCCGCGCCCGGGTCCCTGGAGGCGGTCTTCGCCGACCAGGTGCCGATGGCCGACAGGTGGGTGGTGGGCGTGGACCTCGCCGACGGAACCCGGGTGAACATCTCCCGGGACACGCCGGTGGACCTGCGGCCCGGGGACGCGGCCGGTCTGCGGCTGCCCGAGGCGCCGGACGCCTACTTCGACGCGGCGGGTGACCGCCTGGACACCGGGGAGGCCCGATGACGCGGCTGATCCTGGTCCGCCACGGCGAGACCGAGTGGAACGGAGAGCGCCGCCTCCAGGGGCAGCAGGACATCGGGCTGTCGGAGGCCGGACGCCGCCAGGTCGCCGCGCTGGCGGAGACGGTCCGCTATCTGGACCCCGGCTACGTCGTCACCTCCGCGCTGCGCCGCAC is drawn from Nocardiopsis dassonvillei subsp. dassonvillei DSM 43111 and contains these coding sequences:
- a CDS encoding ABC transporter ATP-binding protein; protein product: MRSETSSASLTITDLRKDFGGTAAVDGVSIEVPAGSFLVLLGPSGCGKTTTLRMLAGLENPTGGEIRFGDRVIARGDGTEIVPPAEREAGLVFQSYALWPHKTVRQNIVWPLTVAKWSKADRRARSEQVLSMLSIEDLADRYPGEISGGQQQRVAIARMIAPQPKVLLFDEPLSNLDAKLRVDTRGELMRVHRSTGATSVYVTHDQVEAMTMATHIALMKDGRIEQFGTPRELLESPRTAFAATFVGTPPANIIECRAGGGRLSALGADCGAAPASVPDGIVRAMYRAGSLGIDRDASAPGSLEAVFADQVPMADRWVVGVDLADGTRVNISRDTPVDLRPGDAAGLRLPEAPDAYFDAAGDRLDTGEAR